Proteins found in one Zea mays cultivar B73 chromosome 1, Zm-B73-REFERENCE-NAM-5.0, whole genome shotgun sequence genomic segment:
- the LOC100194143 gene encoding uncharacterized protein LOC100194143, which translates to MADGGGEGGPPAASAALKDQGNEQFKAGSYLKAAALYTQAIKLDPDNATLYSNRAAAFLQLVKLSKALADAETTVRLKPQWEKGHFRKGCVLEAMERYEEAIAAFQIALQHNSQNTEVSRKIKRLSQLAREKKRALDVENMRSNVDIAKNLESLKTELATKYGDAETGQSVFSFIVNVVESAVKVWHDTGKVDPRVHFLLDDQKTDTEKYAPVVNIDKAFESPNTHAECFTYLRQYAENCSAKAACMVAPKSIISYPQVWKGQGSRKWKLDQSDGFFVQFEAPALRKIWFVPSTKEKGRTLCRSPEALDIGIHEVLPRIFKEAA; encoded by the exons atggcggacggcggaggagaaggaggaccTCCTGCGGCGTCGGCGGCGCTCAAGGACCAGGGGAATGAGCAGTTCAAGGCGGGGAGCTACCTCAAGGCTGCCGCGCTCTACACGCAGGCCATCAAGCTCGACCCCGACAACGCCACCCTCTACAG CAACCGAGCTGCAGCATTCCTGCAGTTGGTTAAGCTTAGCAAAGCGCTTGCTGATGCAGAGACAACAGTCAGGCTGAAGCCACAATGGGAGAAG GGTCATTTCAGGAAAGGTTGTGTTTTGGAGGCAATGGAGCGCTATGAAGAG GCGATAGCTGCATTTCAGATAGCTTTGCAGCACAATTCACAAAATACAGAAGTCTCGAGAAAAATCAAGAGGCTATCTCAGTTGGCCAGGGAAAAGAAGCGAGCCCTTGATGTAGAGAACATGCGTTCAAATGTTGACATTGCAAAGAACTTAGAATCACTGAAGACTGAGTTG GCTACAAAGTATGGAGATGCAGAAACAGGGCAGAGTGTCTTTTCTTTCATTGTTAATGTGGTAGAATCAGCAGTAAAGGTTTGGCATGATACAGGAAAAGTAGATCCAAGGGTCCATTTTCTTCTCGATGATCAGAAGACCGATACTGAAAAATATGCCCCAGTAGTTAACATTGACAAG GCATTTGAGTCCCCCAACACTCATGCTGAGTGCTTCACATATCTGCGGCAATACGCGGAGAATTGTTCTGCGAAGGCTGCTTGTATGGTGGCACCTAAGAGCATCATCTCCTACCCACAG GTCTGGAAAGGGCAAGGGTCGAGGAAGTGGAAGCTTGACCAGAGCGACGGGTTCTTCGTGCAATTCGAGGCACCGGCGCTGAGGAAGATATGGTTTGTGCCAAGCACAAAAGAGAAGGGACGGACATTGTGCAG
- the LOC118476075 gene encoding uncharacterized protein, producing the protein MAVLFGNHQATGLFAKCTSDPLGFDTSESAGTYGVGYSGDLTGHESNNASPTRDSGESLNPSGPIRDGGDSSTRSGARRKRGRMMMEDEDPLICTVTEAFKTLSDAIKQSAPQPRPIIPPNLWTMMKQIPVFEREHIAHYYGYLCENPALAYAFLEMGLDDQMVWVSRYIKTHLSD; encoded by the coding sequence ATGGCTGTCTTATTTGGGAATCATCAAGCAACtggactatttgcaaaatgcacCAGTGATCCCCTAGGTTTCGACACATCTGAAAGTGCAGGTACATATGGTGTGGGTTATTCTGGAGACTTGACTGGTCATGAGAGTAACAATGCAAGTCCAACTCGTGATAGTGGAGAATCATTGAACCCAAGTGGTCCAATTCGTGATGGTGGAGACTCATCTACTCGAAGTGGTGCAAGAAGGAAGAGAGGGCGCATGATGATGGAAGATGAGGATCCATTGATATGCACTGTCACTGAAGCTTTTAAGACTCTTTCAGATGCAATCAAGCAGTCAGCACCACAACCACGTCCGATAATCCCACCCAACCTATGGACTATGATGAAACAGATTCCTGTTTTTGAAAGAGAACATATAGCACACTACTATGGCTACTTGTGTGAGAATCCAGCCCTTGCTTATGCCTTTCTAGAGATGGGACTAGATGATCAAATGGTATGGGTGTCTAGGTACATCAAGACTCATCTTTCTGATTGA